The uncultured Sphaerochaeta sp. genome includes the window AAGTAAGTTAAGTAATGGGAAGTCGCAGATTCTGAGCATGCCTGAGCCAGGAGACCTGACATGGATAAATTCCGACGGCCTACGGAGTATAGGTCAGGGTATGTTACATGCCCGTGCAAAGGGGCGTTATGCACAATCGAACCGCTAAACACTATCTCCTATTCATTGCTTCTTTTCTGCTTCTTACATTCTCCCGTATTGGTGCACAACCAGTACTTGAGATTGGGACCCAGAAGCAAGCTGAGGAAATCCGTATTGTAAGTCTTTCCCCAAACGTCACCGAGACACTCCATGCCCTGGATGCAGGGTCTTACTTGGTGGGAAGAAGCGACTACTGCAATTACCCTGAAGAGGTTGTTGAGTTGCCGTCGGTAGGAACCTTGTACAACCCTAGCCTCGAAACCTTGCTTTCTCTTGAGCCTAGTGTAGTTATCAGCAGTGCTTTTGTTTCTGATGATTTTCTCGCCTCCGTGGAAAAAGCTGGTATTGAAGTAGTCCAACTTGAAACACAGCAAACCTTTCAAGGGACCTATGAGTTGATACGCAAAATAGCTGAGGTGGTGGGAAAGCAGAGTGAAGCAGAACTTATCATCCTTTCGATGCAGAATACCGTGCGGAAAGTTGTTAACACTTACCAGAACAAGAGTAAGCCCTCAGTGTACATGGTTATCGACTTCGGAGGTTTTGATGCTACCGCCACCGGCGATACCTTCCTTGGGGAGATGATAGAACTCGCAGGGGCAACAAACGTGGCAAAGAGTGCCAAGAACTGGACATTCAGCAAGGAACTTCTGATGGCAGCCGATCCTGAGATTCTCCTGCTCAATCCCCGCTGGGGAGAAAGCGCAGAAGCAACAATTCAGGAATTTACAACCACAAAGCCTTATAGCGATTTGACTGGTACAATCATAAGCTTTGATGCAGATTCTACCAGCAGGCAAGGACCAAGGAGTGCTGATGCATTGAAAGCACTTGCTGAGTTGATCCATCAGGAAACGAACTAATGAAAAAAGGGCTGTCTGCAACACTTGCGCTCAGCAGTGTGCTATTGATGTTGCTCTCCCTTACCTTGGGCCCTTCCAATATCTCCCTTGCGAATACAATCGCAGTACTCACAGGCCAGGAGACTGGAGGCAACCAAGGATATATCATTTGGCAGCTCCGGTTGCCGAGGATACTTGCGTCATTTTTTTCTGGTGCAATCCTTGGTTGTGCTGGTACGGTGTTCCAAGCGGCACTGCGCAATCCCATGGCCGATCCCTTTATTCTGGGCATCAGCAGTGGGGCATCCTTCGGGGTTGCCCTTGCACTGTTCATTGGGCTTGCCCCACTTCTGGGATTTCCCTTGAGTGCACTCCTTGGAGCTACCCTTACCACGCTTTTCATTGTAGGAATGGCCCTTAAGCGAAAGAGCAGTAATACGACACTTCTACTGACCGGAGTGGCGGTAAATTACATACTCAGTGCGGCGATGACACTGTTGATGTTTCTGCATCGTGAGCAATACCAACGTATTCTCTACTGGACACTTGGAAGTTTTTCCACCAGCACCTATACACAGGTCATCGCGCTTATATTCACGTTTTTCCTCCTCTTTGTGCTGTTACGGGCAAACCATCAGAACATGGATATGTTGCTCCTTGATGAGGCTTCTGCACATGCAGGGGGGTTGGCTGTTGGAAAAACCAGGCTTGTTCTTTTGCTTGCTGGTTCGGCAGCAAGTGCAATCTGTGTTTCCTATTTTGGTGTCATTGGATTTATCGGTTTGATGGCTCCACATGTAACACGATTGCTGGTTGGCCCCAAGCATAACAGGCTCCTGCTTCCTTCAAGTCTCTTCGGTGGTTTTCTTCTTCTCGCCAGTGATACTGTCTCCAGGGTTATGCTTCCCAGCGGTGAATTGCCTGTGGGTATTATCACTAGCTTACTTGGTGTTCCCCTGTTCATTTACCTGCTTCGAAAGGGACGGTACCGCTATGGATAGTCTCAAGATAAGTCACCTCAGTGGAGGGTATGACAAACACCAAATATTTCATGAGCTGGACCTTACCCTTCCCAAGGGAAAGTTCATTGCACTTACCGGCCCGAATGGAAGCGGCAAAAGCACACTCCTGAAATTCATATATAAACAGCTTAAACCCGATTCTGGTGCAGTCTATGTAGATGGTCAGGATATTCAGCACCTCAAGCAGAAAGAGCTTGCAACCAAGTTGGGTTTTGTTGCCCAGAATGGCAAGCTTGACTATGCATTCACCGTCCGTGAGGCGGTCTCCATGGGACGATATGCACATGGGGGAGAGGATGATGGGCATGCAATAGAATCTGCAATGGATTCCTGTGATATTTTGCATTTGCAGCACAAGGTAGTAACTGAGCTAAGCGGTGGAGAGATGCAACGAGTGCTGCTGGCAAGGGCATTGAGTCAGGATGGGCGACTGTTGTTACTCGATGAGCCAGTGAATCATCTCGATGTACGCCACCAGAGGGCAATAATGGGCTTGCTCACTGATCTGGTAAATAAAGGGTATACCGTCATTTGTGTACTGCATGATATGTTGCTTGTACAGGTCTACAGCCAACTTGCACTGGTCCTCAAGGAAGGGAATATTGTTTCCCAGGGACCTACTGAAACAGTATTCAATGATGCATTACTCAATGAGGTATATCAAATAAGGGCACATCAGGTATATGATGGTGAACTAGGTCGTAAGGTATGGCTACCAACATGGTAGCATTTAGGAATGTGGATGCATGAAACCTCTGAGCTTGTTCCTACATCGAATTTACCGTACCGTCGTCAAGGTTGGTTTGGCTCTCAATTATGACTTCTTTACTTGGCAGGAAGAAGATCTGCCCAAAGGCCCCAAAATATTCTGTTCCAACCATTTCAGTTCCAGTGATGTGCATTTTGTCACCACCCTTACTGATGAACCGTTACATATGGTCATTGGCCCTGCCTTCGGTATTCCAGTCATTGGATCCTTTCTTGGTTGGACGGAACAAATAAAAGCCCTAAGCAAGGAAGACCGCAGACATGTTGTTGACCAGGCAGTCTCTTACCTCAAGAAAGGAGATAGTATATATATCTTTCCTGAAGGGGGTTTGAACACCCAGGAAGAGATGATGCCCTTCAAGCAGGGAATTGCTGAGATGTACCTCTCCTACCCTGTTCCTATTGTTCCCATTGGCTTGATCGCACCAAGAAGAAGAGTGAGAAACAAGATCAGTAAAACGGCAAGGCGAGAAATGCGAGTCGTAAGTAGGAACTACTATGCTAATATTGGGAAGGCGATGGAATTCCCTGAGGCCTTGGAAGCAGCCAAGGATGATAGAGTCGCTGCACGAGAGATGATCCTGACTGAGCTTAGGAAATCCATTGATTCATTGATTGTCGAGATTAAGACAGATAAGTTCTGGAGTTGAAATATGGATGATGTACATAAGATCTTTACAGATTTCAAGAACCGGGTTGATGAGATAGCTGAACACGCTGAGCATGTGCATTCAGTTTCATTCAAGGCGGATTTGAAGAATGGAACCTCATTCAACTTCTCTTTCAATGCAGAGAAGTTTGCAAAAGCAAAGGACCCGAAAGGGGCCTTCAAGTCCTACAGCATTTTCAACGGGATTGTTGATATCGTTGCTTCTCTCTCCAGTATTGCAATCATCATCTACCTCATAAACCAGATGGTAGAGGGTCAGGGTGTCAGTCTGCTGGTCGTCCTCACCTACTCACTGTTTATCATCAGCTTCATCTGTTCTGCTCTTTTTCATTTCTTTTCAACTGAACAGAGAGCTCATCTCATCTTCTCGTATATCAAGGAGAGTGCAAAGATTTTTGCCTTGGCAGTGGTAAATCTTCTCTGGGCACATTTACAGGAGCCCTCAAGCCTTACCATGGTCAGGAGTCTTGTATTGGTGTTGATCGCCCTTGCATTTCTCTTTCTCTCCGGTAGAACACATCTTTCCTTGCAGGTAAGTCTGGCAATTACCGCTCTCTTGCCCTTTGTTTCCTTGGCTGTTGATATGAGCCTGGATTCCATTCTTCGTTGCATACTTTTCAGTCTCTGGTCAGTCGCAACCTTGGTATTCAAGCCAGAGTCTCGTATGAAAACCAATTCAGCTTTTGCCTTGATAGGCGTCCTTTCGCTCTCCACAGCACTTGGAGCTTTGCTTTAGCGGTATAGATTGCACTTTTCTTTCCGACTGGTTGCCTCTATACTGAGTACATCAGGAGGACGGTATGATGAGAATGGGAATCTTGGGTGCTGGAAACATCGCCCGCAAGATGGCTGCAACGATAGCAGAGA containing:
- a CDS encoding ABC transporter substrate-binding protein, translated to MHNRTAKHYLLFIASFLLLTFSRIGAQPVLEIGTQKQAEEIRIVSLSPNVTETLHALDAGSYLVGRSDYCNYPEEVVELPSVGTLYNPSLETLLSLEPSVVISSAFVSDDFLASVEKAGIEVVQLETQQTFQGTYELIRKIAEVVGKQSEAELIILSMQNTVRKVVNTYQNKSKPSVYMVIDFGGFDATATGDTFLGEMIELAGATNVAKSAKNWTFSKELLMAADPEILLLNPRWGESAEATIQEFTTTKPYSDLTGTIISFDADSTSRQGPRSADALKALAELIHQETN
- a CDS encoding ABC transporter ATP-binding protein yields the protein MDSLKISHLSGGYDKHQIFHELDLTLPKGKFIALTGPNGSGKSTLLKFIYKQLKPDSGAVYVDGQDIQHLKQKELATKLGFVAQNGKLDYAFTVREAVSMGRYAHGGEDDGHAIESAMDSCDILHLQHKVVTELSGGEMQRVLLARALSQDGRLLLLDEPVNHLDVRHQRAIMGLLTDLVNKGYTVICVLHDMLLVQVYSQLALVLKEGNIVSQGPTETVFNDALLNEVYQIRAHQVYDGELGRKVWLPTW
- a CDS encoding iron ABC transporter permease produces the protein MKKGLSATLALSSVLLMLLSLTLGPSNISLANTIAVLTGQETGGNQGYIIWQLRLPRILASFFSGAILGCAGTVFQAALRNPMADPFILGISSGASFGVALALFIGLAPLLGFPLSALLGATLTTLFIVGMALKRKSSNTTLLLTGVAVNYILSAAMTLLMFLHREQYQRILYWTLGSFSTSTYTQVIALIFTFFLLFVLLRANHQNMDMLLLDEASAHAGGLAVGKTRLVLLLAGSAASAICVSYFGVIGFIGLMAPHVTRLLVGPKHNRLLLPSSLFGGFLLLASDTVSRVMLPSGELPVGIITSLLGVPLFIYLLRKGRYRYG
- a CDS encoding lysophospholipid acyltransferase family protein, yielding MKPLSLFLHRIYRTVVKVGLALNYDFFTWQEEDLPKGPKIFCSNHFSSSDVHFVTTLTDEPLHMVIGPAFGIPVIGSFLGWTEQIKALSKEDRRHVVDQAVSYLKKGDSIYIFPEGGLNTQEEMMPFKQGIAEMYLSYPVPIVPIGLIAPRRRVRNKISKTARREMRVVSRNYYANIGKAMEFPEALEAAKDDRVAAREMILTELRKSIDSLIVEIKTDKFWS